The following proteins are encoded in a genomic region of Sorangiineae bacterium MSr12523:
- a CDS encoding NAD(P)-binding domain-containing protein translates to MSARSEYAIVGGGPVGLGIAKCFTQAGLRFTLFEAEADFGGTWAISQASGLVYESTHLISSKKNTQFLDFPMPADYPHYPNHAQMLSYLRNLAAHYGLYDRAQFGARVASVEPNGAGCTVRLSSGESRTFSAVVIANGRMRTPLIPNYPGHFDGEIVHAADYRSRDIFRRKRVLVIGGGNSGCDIAVDASQTAERTFHSTRRGYHYMPKFIHGKPTQEWLMDIGSRFSSTDEYWTFVQREFKAAGYDPVDYGLPRPDHAIHQAHPILNSLLLYYVGHGDIRPKPDVRLFDGRTVEFADGTREEIDLILYATGYEMNFPFLSPEIRPRDGALELFLSMFHRKVDSLVFVGYFNAASGLGNLLNVGGALVTDYVMAREKNTDAFRVLRRLVRGPEPDIGRGQFLNTPRHRVETDLWKAIKVIQFFRSVLNPTATTVTESLR, encoded by the coding sequence GTGAGTGCGCGCTCGGAATACGCGATTGTCGGCGGCGGTCCCGTGGGGCTCGGGATCGCCAAATGCTTTACGCAGGCGGGGTTGCGCTTTACCCTTTTCGAGGCGGAGGCCGACTTCGGCGGTACCTGGGCAATATCGCAGGCGTCTGGCCTCGTTTACGAATCGACGCATCTGATTTCGTCGAAGAAGAATACCCAGTTTCTCGATTTTCCGATGCCGGCGGATTATCCGCACTATCCCAACCACGCCCAGATGCTCTCGTATTTGCGGAACCTGGCCGCGCACTATGGGCTTTACGATCGCGCCCAGTTCGGTGCCCGCGTCGCGAGTGTGGAGCCGAATGGGGCAGGGTGCACGGTTCGCCTCTCGAGCGGTGAATCGCGCACGTTTTCCGCGGTCGTCATCGCCAACGGGCGCATGCGCACCCCTTTGATTCCGAACTATCCCGGCCACTTCGACGGAGAAATCGTGCATGCGGCCGACTACCGCTCCCGCGACATCTTTCGCCGCAAACGCGTATTGGTCATCGGTGGCGGCAATTCCGGGTGCGACATCGCCGTCGATGCATCGCAGACAGCGGAGCGGACGTTCCACAGCACGCGGCGCGGCTATCATTACATGCCGAAGTTCATTCACGGAAAGCCAACGCAAGAATGGCTCATGGATATCGGCTCGCGCTTTTCGTCGACCGACGAGTATTGGACATTCGTCCAGCGTGAGTTCAAGGCAGCCGGTTACGATCCGGTCGATTACGGCCTCCCTCGCCCGGACCACGCCATTCACCAGGCGCACCCTATTTTGAATTCGCTGCTTCTTTATTACGTCGGCCACGGTGACATTCGCCCCAAGCCGGACGTTCGCCTCTTCGACGGACGGACGGTGGAGTTCGCCGACGGCACACGCGAAGAGATCGACCTCATTCTCTACGCAACCGGATATGAAATGAATTTTCCATTCCTGAGTCCGGAGATACGACCGCGAGACGGTGCTTTGGAGCTGTTTCTGTCGATGTTTCATCGCAAGGTCGATAGCCTGGTCTTCGTCGGATATTTCAATGCCGCGTCCGGGCTGGGGAACCTGCTCAACGTCGGGGGCGCGCTGGTCACCGATTACGTGATGGCGCGCGAGAAGAATACCGACGCGTTTCGCGTGCTTCGACGCCTCGTTCGAGGGCCGGAGCCGGATATCGGGCGAGGGCAATTCCTGAATACGCCGAGGCACCGCGTCGAGACGGACCTCTGGAAAGCCATCAAAGTGATCCAATTCTTTCGCTCGGTGCTCAACCCCACGGCAACAACGGTCACGGAGTCGTTGCGATGA
- a CDS encoding alpha/beta fold hydrolase produces the protein MATWLETKTEEFLGDLIADVSEIRRDAISPEADFQEYGLDSRFVIAMNSRLEQYFAGLPRTVFFEYPSIRAVAAYLIDEFRAELESLFPDASSAPRARPPAEPRPEVSPAPIDLDSLARQIPLARTIASAPVAIPSAPEPFSNDVAVIGVAGRYPKARNIDEFWRNLREGRDCVEPLPKNRWRPAPSDPLRWGGYIDGVDEFDSLFFGISPREAETMDPQERLFLEVAWETIESAGYDPMRLAPRGEPASVGVFLGIMYADYHVFGAELTLLGQPTLMSESYATIPNRLSYFLNFSGPSLALDSMCSSSLTALHLACASLRSGDCKMALVAGVNLTIHPSKYRLLDAGKYLASDGRCRSYGADGDGYVPAEGIGALLVKPLADAQRDGDTIWGVVKSTSINHGGRARGYTTPNPSAQAASLGRALERARVEPHTLGYIEGHGTGTSLGDPIEIRGMEKTFGKLADKIPLGSVKSNLGHAEAAAGVAALTKVLLQLRARELAPSIHCEPPNPNIDFERAPVRVQRHGAPWERKMVESEGVVREIPRRALVSAFGAGGSNAHVIVEEAPPRPLARRISAENRLFVLSARSPERLHAQAERLLDFLARLPLLRELEATELLYDMCATLWFGRTAFDARLAIVADSLRTLQQKLGAFVYGASSEIPQSELAELAKRWLANESFDASAIFPEPWRKIALPSYAFERSRAWTIPGNMLYELPSAPQPKVASEVTAAKESAAIAFSPALQGRDPALVVEALVRDLVAEVLLVDGSRIRVDAPLFDYGLESVSAVELAERLNAMLGVDMTPTSFFEFNTLADFSRHLVSRYDLTAKLSGVPVDTRPSHGVESGPRPDLAPSRAPSIEALWEDAVQAEKRPEIELHVRNGVDGRVVEFATLGSGTPMLVFGGILSTHEALTLSPDISSLAESHRVIMVHPPGAGRSELPDGELTMAFIAEQIDVVRRSLGLSRVVLLGYSFGGLVAQWYATHFREHVSKIVLVCTTSEPASIASGMHLIAVEAKRHPDGMRALQFADLSKFPLYAQLGAGLRPEQFAYTDTPTLIVAGTEDGYVPPVHAEQLARSNPHATLRMVQGAGHFLGISHGAALVSLTRAFLREGEETPSAITLRAMSPESLGALKSYLENGEIGSGADISPIAGQVGYLLNRLLGGAEDRYNCFFAASGIEAVDTALRYGRRRAKLSKRSADAKTLIFDPSGSVQRHFEFLPGETLFPDLFFMDNPDELLGLVRSGCELASVYLAAKCEGLEAIVAECAERDIVSILAENGASESGALVSPALPAKPDVVVFDESMAGFQLPFGVCAIRRFQERGVFVRQPEEFALRLPGSMTGPVLTVVKEHLVRRFSALQTDSVVADLQAIVADPRETKEAHRQYVNPVLLESLDTFGLAERQSRGDRSGYALEREAGHSTRVINLYLVTSGSFRGHTGTEIAKSVISVHDAKQDYWAELERRIPISTGFERVLAAASPSTAVESALKLGLLAARKGSTLLVLEGSPVFTRLGALVSRVAVGSPLEALVESCGWSNVKYVDPFAPNAVAVLEAEFATGDVGFVWLETLQSDWGGLRSIPQPVLAAIDEHRSGYLVGVDETYTSVGCGRTFHWQGKLARPDIMALCMGWTDSQLIAGYVLTREDVVTRARACSEAGVAAIDASFRCQLTAHATLAWLDTLERDDVLRRIGETEKRFSAALNDLAAQSPLVRRVWGEGLCWAVQFDLEGWPRFVRDWFASFVWSECSRDPIAPVAVSMQPLTPACIRVEPRYDAPAAEIEAAVGTLKRVLAKGVAGIVSSVANDLEHRGDTRRAALFRRMLRGFDAAPHLEERL, from the coding sequence ATGGCAACTTGGTTGGAAACGAAGACAGAAGAATTTCTCGGCGACTTGATTGCCGATGTCAGTGAGATACGTCGCGACGCGATTTCTCCCGAAGCCGATTTCCAGGAGTACGGACTCGACTCGCGCTTCGTCATCGCCATGAACTCGAGGCTCGAGCAGTATTTTGCCGGCCTCCCACGTACGGTCTTCTTCGAATATCCATCCATTCGCGCTGTCGCCGCGTACCTGATCGACGAGTTCCGCGCCGAGCTCGAATCTCTCTTTCCCGATGCTTCGTCGGCCCCGCGAGCGCGTCCACCCGCGGAGCCTCGGCCGGAAGTCTCACCAGCCCCCATCGATCTCGACTCCCTCGCGCGCCAAATTCCTCTCGCCCGCACCATCGCAAGCGCCCCCGTCGCCATCCCGTCGGCGCCCGAGCCCTTCTCGAACGACGTGGCCGTGATTGGCGTTGCTGGGCGTTATCCGAAAGCTCGAAACATCGATGAATTCTGGCGCAACCTGCGCGAAGGGCGCGACTGCGTGGAACCGCTCCCGAAGAACCGTTGGCGTCCTGCGCCGTCGGATCCTCTGCGCTGGGGCGGATACATCGATGGCGTCGACGAGTTCGATTCGCTCTTTTTCGGTATCTCGCCGCGCGAAGCGGAAACCATGGATCCGCAGGAGCGGCTCTTTCTGGAGGTCGCCTGGGAGACCATCGAAAGCGCGGGCTACGATCCCATGCGGCTTGCGCCGCGCGGAGAACCGGCTTCGGTCGGCGTCTTCCTCGGCATCATGTACGCCGATTACCACGTCTTCGGCGCGGAGCTGACCCTCCTCGGCCAGCCCACGTTGATGAGCGAATCGTACGCGACGATCCCGAATCGCCTCTCGTACTTTCTGAACTTCAGCGGCCCTAGTCTGGCGTTGGACAGCATGTGCTCGTCCTCGTTGACGGCGCTCCACCTCGCGTGCGCGAGCCTGCGTTCCGGCGATTGCAAAATGGCCCTCGTCGCCGGCGTCAACCTCACGATTCATCCGAGCAAGTACCGCCTCCTCGACGCCGGGAAATACCTCGCGAGCGATGGCCGGTGCCGGAGCTATGGTGCCGACGGAGACGGCTACGTGCCCGCGGAAGGGATCGGTGCGCTGCTCGTCAAGCCGCTCGCCGACGCCCAGCGGGATGGCGACACGATCTGGGGCGTCGTCAAGAGCACCAGTATCAATCACGGTGGCCGCGCCCGCGGTTACACGACGCCGAATCCGAGTGCGCAGGCGGCATCGCTGGGGCGTGCGCTGGAACGCGCGCGGGTCGAACCGCACACGCTCGGATACATCGAGGGGCACGGCACGGGGACATCGCTCGGCGATCCGATCGAGATCCGTGGAATGGAAAAGACATTTGGCAAGCTCGCGGACAAGATTCCACTCGGCTCGGTCAAATCGAACCTCGGGCACGCCGAGGCGGCGGCGGGGGTCGCGGCGCTCACCAAAGTGCTTTTGCAGCTCCGCGCCCGCGAGCTCGCCCCGTCGATTCATTGTGAACCTCCGAATCCGAACATCGATTTCGAGCGCGCGCCGGTGCGCGTCCAGCGCCACGGAGCTCCGTGGGAGCGTAAAATGGTGGAGTCGGAGGGCGTTGTGCGCGAGATCCCGCGACGCGCGCTGGTCTCTGCGTTCGGGGCGGGAGGGAGCAATGCCCATGTGATCGTGGAGGAGGCCCCTCCGCGGCCGCTCGCGCGCCGGATTTCTGCCGAGAATAGACTCTTCGTCTTGTCGGCCCGTTCGCCGGAGCGCCTGCACGCCCAGGCCGAGCGACTGCTCGACTTCCTGGCGCGGCTGCCGCTGCTGCGTGAATTGGAAGCGACGGAGCTCCTTTACGACATGTGCGCCACCCTTTGGTTCGGGCGCACGGCATTCGATGCGCGACTCGCGATCGTCGCCGACAGCCTGCGCACCCTGCAGCAAAAGCTGGGCGCCTTCGTGTACGGCGCCTCCAGCGAGATTCCACAATCCGAGCTCGCAGAGCTCGCGAAGCGATGGCTTGCCAACGAGTCGTTCGACGCCTCCGCGATTTTTCCAGAGCCATGGCGAAAAATCGCGCTCCCGAGTTACGCGTTCGAACGGTCGCGTGCGTGGACCATCCCCGGCAATATGCTTTACGAGCTCCCCTCCGCGCCGCAGCCGAAGGTCGCTTCCGAGGTCACCGCGGCGAAAGAATCTGCGGCCATCGCGTTCTCGCCCGCGCTGCAGGGACGGGATCCCGCGCTCGTCGTCGAGGCGCTGGTTCGCGATCTGGTTGCGGAAGTCCTTCTCGTCGACGGTTCTCGGATTCGCGTGGACGCACCGCTCTTCGATTACGGCTTGGAGTCGGTCAGCGCCGTCGAGTTGGCCGAACGGCTCAACGCGATGCTCGGCGTGGACATGACGCCGACGAGTTTCTTCGAGTTCAATACGCTGGCGGACTTCAGCCGTCATCTCGTCTCGCGCTACGATCTCACCGCGAAGCTCTCCGGCGTTCCCGTCGACACTCGTCCGAGCCACGGCGTCGAATCGGGGCCTCGCCCGGACCTTGCTCCTTCCCGCGCGCCGTCGATCGAGGCGCTGTGGGAAGACGCCGTTCAGGCCGAAAAGCGCCCGGAAATCGAGCTGCACGTGCGGAATGGGGTCGACGGTCGGGTCGTGGAGTTCGCGACGCTCGGCTCGGGCACGCCGATGCTCGTCTTCGGCGGCATCCTCTCGACGCACGAGGCGCTGACCTTGAGCCCGGACATCTCGTCCCTGGCCGAGAGCCACCGCGTGATCATGGTGCACCCGCCGGGGGCAGGGCGCAGTGAATTGCCCGACGGCGAGCTCACCATGGCATTCATCGCGGAGCAGATCGACGTGGTGCGGCGGTCGCTCGGCCTCTCTCGGGTCGTTCTCCTGGGCTACTCGTTCGGCGGTCTCGTTGCGCAGTGGTACGCGACGCATTTTCGAGAGCACGTCTCCAAGATCGTCCTGGTGTGCACGACCTCGGAGCCTGCGAGCATCGCCTCGGGCATGCACCTCATTGCGGTGGAAGCAAAGCGCCACCCGGATGGCATGCGCGCACTGCAGTTTGCCGATTTGAGCAAGTTCCCATTGTATGCCCAATTGGGTGCAGGCCTGCGGCCGGAGCAATTTGCCTATACCGATACCCCAACGTTGATCGTGGCCGGCACCGAGGATGGGTACGTGCCGCCCGTGCACGCCGAGCAGCTCGCGCGCTCCAATCCGCACGCGACGTTGCGCATGGTGCAAGGTGCGGGGCACTTCCTGGGGATTTCGCATGGCGCCGCGCTCGTTTCTCTCACGCGAGCCTTTTTGCGCGAAGGCGAGGAGACTCCCTCCGCGATCACCTTGCGCGCGATGAGCCCGGAATCGCTGGGTGCTCTGAAGAGCTATTTGGAAAATGGCGAAATTGGCTCAGGCGCGGATATTTCGCCGATTGCGGGTCAAGTCGGATATCTGCTCAATCGACTTCTCGGTGGCGCCGAGGACCGTTACAATTGCTTTTTCGCCGCGTCGGGCATCGAGGCCGTCGATACCGCGCTGCGATATGGGCGGCGTCGGGCGAAGCTCTCCAAACGCTCCGCCGACGCGAAGACCCTGATCTTCGATCCATCGGGGAGCGTGCAGCGGCATTTCGAATTTCTGCCCGGCGAAACGCTTTTTCCCGATTTGTTCTTCATGGACAATCCGGACGAATTGCTGGGGCTCGTTCGAAGCGGGTGCGAGCTAGCTTCCGTCTACCTCGCGGCGAAATGCGAGGGTCTCGAGGCTATCGTCGCCGAATGCGCGGAACGCGACATCGTATCGATTCTCGCGGAGAACGGCGCCTCCGAGTCGGGCGCGCTCGTCTCGCCGGCGTTGCCCGCCAAACCGGACGTGGTCGTCTTCGACGAGTCGATGGCCGGATTCCAACTGCCATTCGGCGTCTGCGCCATACGGCGCTTCCAGGAGCGTGGCGTATTCGTCCGCCAGCCGGAGGAGTTCGCACTGCGCCTTCCGGGGTCGATGACCGGACCGGTTTTGACCGTGGTGAAGGAGCATCTCGTGCGGAGATTTTCCGCTCTGCAAACCGATTCGGTCGTCGCAGACCTCCAGGCCATCGTGGCCGATCCGCGGGAGACGAAAGAAGCACATCGTCAATACGTCAACCCCGTGCTGCTGGAGTCGCTCGACACCTTCGGCCTGGCGGAGCGCCAGAGTCGCGGCGATCGCAGCGGGTATGCCCTCGAGCGCGAGGCAGGGCATTCGACCCGGGTCATCAATCTGTACCTCGTGACCAGCGGCTCCTTTCGCGGACACACCGGTACCGAGATCGCGAAATCGGTGATTTCGGTCCACGATGCCAAACAGGATTATTGGGCGGAGCTGGAACGGCGAATTCCTATCAGCACCGGTTTCGAGCGGGTGCTCGCCGCGGCGAGTCCATCGACGGCCGTCGAATCGGCGCTGAAGTTGGGGCTCTTGGCTGCTCGAAAAGGCTCGACGTTGCTGGTCCTCGAAGGGAGCCCGGTCTTTACCCGATTGGGCGCGCTGGTTTCGCGTGTTGCGGTCGGGAGTCCGCTCGAAGCGCTGGTCGAGAGCTGCGGCTGGTCGAACGTGAAATACGTCGATCCATTCGCGCCGAATGCGGTCGCCGTGCTCGAAGCCGAATTCGCCACGGGCGACGTCGGCTTCGTCTGGCTCGAGACCTTGCAGTCCGATTGGGGAGGGCTGCGGAGCATTCCCCAGCCCGTGCTCGCCGCCATCGACGAACACCGGTCGGGATACCTGGTCGGGGTCGACGAAACGTACACCAGCGTCGGCTGCGGGCGGACGTTCCATTGGCAGGGAAAGCTCGCGCGCCCGGACATCATGGCATTGTGCATGGGTTGGACGGACTCCCAGCTCATTGCCGGCTACGTCTTGACCCGCGAAGACGTCGTCACCCGCGCGCGAGCATGCAGCGAGGCAGGGGTCGCGGCCATCGATGCATCGTTCCGCTGCCAGCTCACGGCGCATGCGACGCTCGCCTGGCTCGACACGCTCGAGCGCGACGATGTCCTTCGTCGCATCGGTGAAACCGAGAAGCGGTTTTCTGCGGCGCTGAACGATCTCGCGGCCCAGTCTCCCCTGGTTCGGCGCGTATGGGGGGAGGGACTCTGCTGGGCCGTGCAGTTCGACCTCGAAGGCTGGCCGCGCTTCGTGCGGGACTGGTTTGCGTCGTTCGTCTGGAGCGAATGCTCGCGGGATCCGATCGCACCGGTCGCCGTGTCGATGCAGCCCCTGACCCCTGCGTGCATTCGGGTCGAGCCGCGCTACGACGCCCCTGCCGCGGAAATCGAAGCGGCGGTGGGCACCCTGAAGCGCGTCCTGGCCAAAGGGGTCGCCGGGATCGTCTCGAGCGTGGCGAACGATCTCGAGCACCGAGGCGACACCCGTCGCGCGGCGCTCTTTCGTCGCATGCTTCGCGGTTTCGACGCCGCCCCTCACCTCGAGGAGCGGCTGTGA